The following are encoded in a window of Kitasatospora sp. NBC_01250 genomic DNA:
- a CDS encoding Pls/PosA family non-ribosomal peptide synthetase: MAVMTQISTQGDRQEPAAPGGEPARFGTRPAPAPRTLVDLLDATVRAHPQEPALDDGRTQLSYRALAAEVAALRRRLTAAGVGLGDRVGIRVPSGTNDLYVGILAVLAAGAAYVPVDAEDPPERADLVFGEAEVTAVLGAGGELTVLRPGSGIDQRPGPEHDAWIIFTSGSTGKPKGVAVTHRNAAAFVDAEAALFLQEEPIAPGDRVMAGLSVAFDASCEEMWLAWRHGACLVPVPRSQVRGGADLGPWLAEQEITVVSTVPTLAALWPAESLGDVRLLIFGGEACPPELVERLVTEGREVWNTYGPTEATVVACGALLTGEGPVRIGLPLDGWELAVVDEAGRPVPMGGSGQLVIGGVGLARYLDPAKDAEKYAPLESLGWQRAYRSGDLVRAEPEGLVFLGRADEQIKLGGRRIELGEVDAALQALPGVAGAAAAVRTARGGNQLLVGYLVTQEGFDRGTAVAKLRAELPAALVPLLAPVAELPTRTSGKVDRDALPWPLDLGDTGPVEQLYGTEAWLAEQWSEILGVPVTSARDDFFAIGGGSLAAARLTTLLRTRYPSAAVLDIYQQPVLRKLARHLERSGQGDGAKREIAPTPRRAGLVQLLLLVPLFTLVGLRWTTALLALGNVLHWFGPYPWAPTASWWLLGAAGLLLFSAPGRLAIAAGGARLLLRGLRPGSYPRGGSVHLRLWTAERLAEYSGATQLSGSWLNRYGRALGARIAEDVDLHSLPPVTGMLRLGKGCAVEAEVDLSGHWLDGDRLEIGALRVGSGAVIGTRSTLLPGARVGKRAEVAPGSSVTGQIPTGQRWAGAPAAKLGKAERAWPKQRPPHLRRWSVVYGLTGFGLSLLPLLAAVPALLVAVRFVPSTAGLGTALGGALAAVLPATLAYGLCYALLVLAAVRLLSLGLSTGHHPLHGRVGWQAWTVSQLMDLARETLFPLYAGLATPVWLRLLGMKVGRRAEVSTVLALPSLTTVGDGAFLADDTLIAPYELGGGWLRIGRAEIGRRAFLGNSGMTAPGRAVPDRGLVGVLSATPKKAKKGSSYLGMPPVKLPRAADTGDQSLTYDPPARLLWARGLVELCRLVPVLCSAALGVLTAAALCALGSPWLIALLCGLVLLAAGALACLVSLAAKWLLVGRFRAVEHPLWSSFVWRNELADTFTEVLAVPWLIGAVPGTPVMTLWLRGLGARIGAGVWCESYWLPEADLVTLGEGVSINRGCVLQTHLFHDRIMRMDTVVLRAGATLGPGGIVLPGSTVGARSTLGPASLVMRAESVPADSRWLGNPIEAWQA; the protein is encoded by the coding sequence ATGGCTGTCATGACGCAGATCAGCACCCAGGGTGACCGGCAGGAGCCGGCCGCCCCCGGTGGCGAGCCCGCGCGCTTCGGCACCCGGCCGGCCCCCGCGCCGCGCACCCTGGTCGACCTGCTGGACGCCACCGTGCGCGCCCACCCCCAGGAGCCCGCGCTCGACGACGGGCGCACCCAGCTCAGCTACCGTGCGCTGGCCGCCGAGGTGGCCGCGCTGCGCCGCCGGCTGACCGCCGCCGGTGTCGGGCTCGGCGACCGGGTGGGGATCCGGGTCCCGTCCGGCACCAACGACCTCTACGTCGGGATCCTGGCGGTGCTCGCGGCCGGCGCCGCCTACGTGCCGGTGGACGCCGAGGACCCGCCGGAGCGCGCCGACCTGGTCTTCGGCGAGGCCGAGGTGACCGCCGTGCTGGGCGCGGGCGGCGAGCTGACCGTGCTGCGGCCCGGCAGCGGCATCGACCAGCGCCCGGGCCCCGAGCACGACGCCTGGATCATCTTCACCTCCGGCTCCACCGGCAAGCCCAAGGGCGTGGCCGTCACCCACCGCAATGCCGCCGCCTTCGTGGACGCCGAGGCCGCGCTCTTCCTGCAGGAGGAGCCGATCGCGCCCGGCGACCGGGTGATGGCCGGGCTCTCGGTCGCCTTCGACGCCTCCTGCGAGGAGATGTGGCTGGCCTGGCGGCACGGCGCCTGCCTGGTGCCGGTGCCGCGCTCCCAGGTGCGCGGCGGCGCCGACCTGGGCCCCTGGCTGGCCGAGCAGGAAATCACCGTGGTCTCCACCGTGCCGACACTGGCCGCGCTGTGGCCCGCCGAGTCGCTGGGCGACGTCCGGCTGCTGATCTTCGGCGGCGAGGCCTGCCCGCCCGAGCTGGTCGAGCGCCTGGTCACCGAGGGCCGCGAGGTGTGGAACACCTACGGCCCGACCGAGGCCACCGTGGTGGCCTGCGGCGCCCTGCTGACCGGCGAGGGGCCGGTGCGGATCGGCCTGCCGCTGGACGGCTGGGAGCTGGCCGTGGTCGACGAGGCCGGCCGGCCGGTGCCGATGGGCGGGAGCGGCCAGCTGGTGATCGGCGGGGTGGGCCTGGCCCGCTACCTGGACCCGGCCAAGGACGCCGAGAAGTACGCGCCGCTGGAGTCGCTCGGCTGGCAGCGCGCCTACCGCAGCGGCGACCTGGTGCGCGCCGAGCCCGAGGGCCTGGTCTTCCTCGGCCGCGCGGACGAGCAGATCAAGCTCGGCGGGCGGCGGATCGAGCTGGGCGAGGTGGACGCGGCGCTGCAGGCGCTGCCGGGCGTGGCGGGCGCCGCGGCGGCCGTGCGCACGGCGCGCGGCGGCAACCAGCTGCTGGTGGGCTACCTGGTCACCCAGGAGGGCTTCGACCGCGGGACGGCGGTGGCGAAGCTGCGCGCCGAGCTGCCGGCCGCGCTGGTGCCGCTGCTCGCGCCGGTCGCCGAGCTGCCCACCCGCACCTCCGGCAAGGTCGACCGCGACGCGCTGCCCTGGCCGCTGGACCTGGGCGACACCGGTCCCGTCGAACAGCTCTACGGCACCGAGGCCTGGCTGGCCGAGCAGTGGAGCGAGATCCTCGGCGTGCCGGTGACCAGCGCGCGCGACGACTTCTTCGCGATCGGCGGCGGCAGCCTGGCCGCGGCCCGGCTCACCACGCTGCTGCGCACCCGCTACCCGTCCGCCGCCGTGCTGGACATCTACCAGCAGCCGGTGCTGCGCAAGCTGGCCCGCCACCTGGAGCGCTCGGGCCAGGGCGACGGCGCCAAGCGCGAGATCGCGCCCACCCCGCGGCGCGCCGGGCTGGTGCAGCTGCTGCTGCTCGTCCCGCTCTTCACCCTGGTCGGCCTGCGCTGGACCACCGCGCTGCTGGCGCTCGGCAACGTGCTGCACTGGTTCGGCCCCTACCCCTGGGCGCCGACCGCCTCGTGGTGGCTGCTGGGCGCGGCCGGCCTGCTGCTGTTCAGCGCACCGGGCCGGCTCGCGATCGCGGCGGGCGGGGCGCGGCTGCTGCTGCGCGGGCTGCGGCCCGGCAGCTACCCGCGCGGCGGCAGCGTGCACCTGCGGCTGTGGACGGCCGAGCGGCTGGCCGAGTACAGCGGTGCCACCCAGCTCTCCGGCTCCTGGCTGAACCGCTACGGGCGGGCGCTGGGCGCCCGGATCGCCGAGGACGTCGACCTGCACTCGCTGCCGCCGGTCACCGGCATGCTGCGGCTCGGCAAGGGCTGCGCGGTGGAGGCCGAGGTGGACCTGTCCGGCCACTGGCTGGACGGCGACCGGCTGGAGATCGGCGCGCTGCGGGTCGGCTCGGGCGCGGTGATCGGCACCCGCAGCACGCTGCTGCCCGGCGCACGGGTCGGCAAGCGGGCCGAGGTGGCCCCGGGCTCCAGCGTCACCGGACAGATCCCCACCGGGCAGCGCTGGGCGGGCGCGCCCGCCGCCAAGCTCGGCAAGGCCGAGCGTGCCTGGCCCAAGCAGCGCCCGCCGCACCTGCGGCGCTGGTCCGTGGTGTACGGGCTGACCGGGTTCGGCCTGAGCCTGCTGCCGCTGCTGGCCGCGGTGCCCGCGCTGCTGGTGGCCGTGCGGTTCGTCCCGTCCACCGCAGGGCTGGGCACGGCGCTGGGCGGCGCGCTGGCGGCCGTGCTGCCGGCCACGCTGGCCTACGGGCTCTGCTACGCGCTGCTGGTGCTGGCCGCCGTGCGGCTGCTGAGCCTGGGTCTGAGCACCGGGCACCACCCGCTGCACGGGCGGGTCGGCTGGCAGGCCTGGACGGTCAGCCAGCTGATGGACCTGGCCCGGGAGACCCTCTTCCCGCTCTACGCGGGCCTGGCCACCCCCGTCTGGCTGCGCCTGCTGGGCATGAAGGTCGGCCGGCGCGCCGAGGTCTCCACCGTGCTCGCGCTGCCCAGCCTGACCACCGTCGGCGACGGCGCCTTCCTCGCCGACGACACCCTGATCGCCCCCTACGAGCTGGGCGGCGGCTGGCTGCGGATCGGCCGGGCCGAGATCGGCCGCCGCGCCTTCCTGGGCAACTCCGGGATGACCGCGCCCGGGCGCGCCGTGCCGGACCGGGGCCTGGTCGGCGTGCTGTCCGCGACCCCGAAGAAGGCCAAGAAGGGCAGCTCCTACCTCGGCATGCCGCCGGTGAAGCTGCCGCGCGCCGCCGACACGGGCGACCAGAGCCTGACCTACGACCCGCCGGCCCGGCTGCTCTGGGCCCGCGGCCTGGTCGAGCTCTGCCGGCTGGTCCCGGTGCTCTGCTCGGCCGCGCTCGGCGTGCTGACCGCCGCCGCGCTCTGCGCGCTGGGCTCGCCGTGGCTGATCGCGCTGCTCTGCGGCCTGGTGCTGCTGGCGGCCGGGGCGCTGGCCTGCCTGGTCTCGCTCGCCGCCAAGTGGCTGCTGGTCGGCCGGTTCCGGGCGGTCGAGCACCCGCTGTGGAGCTCGTTCGTCTGGCGCAACGAGCTGGCCGACACCTTCACCGAGGTGCTGGCCGTGCCGTGGCTGATCGGCGCGGTGCCCGGCACCCCGGTCATGACGCTGTGGCTGCGCGGCCTGGGCGCCCGGATCGGCGCCGGGGTGTGGTGCGAGAGCTACTGGCTGCCCGAGGCCGACCTGGTCACCCTGGGCGAGGGGGTCAGCATCAACCGCGGCTGCGTGCTGCAGACCCACCTCTTCCACGACCGGATCATGCGCATGGATACTGTGGTGCTGCGTGCGGGCGCCACCCTGGGCCCGGGCGGGATCGTGCTGCCCGGCAGCACCGTCGGCGCCCGCAGCACGCTGGGTCCGGCCTCCCTGGTGATGCGCGCGGAGTCCGTCCCGGCGGACAGCCGCTGGCTGGGCAACCCGATCGAGGCCTGGCAGGCGTGA